DNA from Arthrobacter sp. FW305-BF8:
CACGGTCCGCTCCACCAGGCCGGGCTCGATCTTGTTGATGGCGTCGATGAGGCCGATGTGCGTGGTGACGTGGATGACCTTGACCTTGGGCGTGGACAGCATCATCGAGACTTCCTCGACGCCCATGAAGTGCGCGAGCAGTTCGGTGTGGCCCGGGTAGATGTGTCCAGCCTTGTGCAGCGCAGCCTTGTTCAGGGGTGCCGTGCAGATGCCCTGGACCTGGCCGCCCATGCCCAGCTCGCAGGCAATCCGGATGTAGTGGTATGCGGCGTTGCCGGCCTCGGCGGATACCTGGCCCCATGGCAGGTCGGCCGAAAGCAGCTTCGGGTCGATCACGTTGATCCGGCCGGCGTCGAAGACCGCGTCGCCCACCGTCTCCACCTCGACGATGTTCGCTTCCACGCCCAGCGCCTTGGCACCCAGCTGCAGCCGGTGGACGTCGCCGATGACCACCGGGCGGCAGTCGCGGTAGGCGTTCTGGTCGAGAAGGGCACCGACGGTCACCTCGGGGCCGACGCCGGAGCCGTCGCCCATGGTCACGGCGATGAAGGGCCGGGCGTCCTGGTCGGTTGCGTTCACTGCAGATGTCATTGGAGCTCCAGGTGTGTGGAAGGGGTGGGAAATGCTGTTGGAAGACCGAAGGTCTTTGATGGCGGAGTAGAGCTGGACGAGGGCGTCGCTGTCGCCGAAGCTGCCGGGCTTGGTGCCCACCAGCCGCCCGTCGTCTGAGAGGCTGACCACGGCGCCGTGCTGTACGGACGCCAGCGGGGTCAGCGAACGGATGCCGAGGGCGTCGAGCACCTCGCGGGCCGTTTCGCCGCCGGTGAGGATCAGGTCCGAGGCTGACGCGGGACCTGCTGCTTGGGGACCAGTTGCCGCGCCGGCAGCGAGTCTGGCCAAGTTCCGCACGATCGTGCCGGACTCGTCGGGATTGACGACGGCGGCGCCGACAGTCAGCGCTGCCGGCCCGCCTGCCGCCAGAAGCTGCTGCGCTTCCCTGAGCCGTGAGTGGAAATCCTGAGGATGCTGCAGCTCGTCGGGAGCGATCCGGAGGGCGGTGAAGCCGCCGGCTTCCAGGTTCCGCAGCTGCGCCGCGGCCTTCGCCGAGGCGGAGCCGACGGCGGCCAGCACCGTCCGCGGTCCGTCCGCGGCCGTTATTCCGCGTGACCCCCGCTTTTGCGCGTTCCGCGCAGAGCTGCTGTCCAGCTTCTCCGCCAGCAGCAGGGCCATGCCGCCGGTTCCCGCCAGCACGATGCGACGTCCGCCGGCCCTGAAGTCCAGGTCCAGCAGCGCGTCCGCGACAGCCTCCAGATCGGCCGGAGTCTCACCGTCGACGATCACGGTGGCGGGAGCGCCACGGGAAAGGACATCGGACAGGAAGCCGGGCAGGCCGCCGGACCGCACCGTGGACAGTCCCGCAAGCTGCACCGCAGGGCCAGGGCCCAGCAGCTGCGCGATTTCCGCGGGCGGGGCGGCTGATTCTGCCCGCCACAGGTCCGTGCCGTCCAGCCGGACGCCGTCGGCAAAGGGTCGGCCCCCCACGACTGTCCGGTTCAGCTGGGGGAGTGCGCCAGCCACCACAGCGTGGTGGCCAAGGGCCGAAAGTGCTGTGAGTTCCGGGCCGACATTGCCCCGCCACAGGGAATCGATTTTCTTGAACAGGATGGCTGCGCCGTCTGCAGCAGCGCTGCTGAATACGGCAGCCGACGCCGCGGCTGCGACGTCCGGGGCCACGGCCCGCGAGTGCGTGTCGACCACCAAAACGTCCGGGGCGTATTCGGTGCCCCCATCCGCGGGGGACAGGAGGAGGCGCGTGTCGAGCCCCTGGGCTGCAAAGCACTGCCCCACTTCTGCTGCGCCGGAAAAGTCATCGGCCTGGATGAGTACTGCAGCCACGTCGTCCTCCCTTCTTCTGGTTGTCGGTAGCACCATGATGGCATGACTGCGCGAATTGCGCTAGAGCTGTTGCGCATTCTGCGCAGAGGTGGCAGAGTGATGCATGTAACACGGCGCAGGCCATCCGGCCCCCAGCCGTCCCATTCAACCGAGAGGTCAACGATGACCGTTCTTCCTCAAGGAAGTGAGATCTCACGGCGCCGCCTCCTGCAGTTCGGCGCAGCCGCCGGATTTCTCCTGGGCACAGGCTCCATGGCCGGGTGTGCCGGCCCAACGGGCCTGCCGGGACCCAGCACGCTGACGCTGGCCCTTAACAGGTCCCTCGTCAGCCTGGACAACAAGCTCAACCAGTTCGACGCCGCCGTCACCGTCCAGCGCGCCGTGCGGCAGGGACTGACGGCCATCGGCCCCGAAACCAAGCCGGTCCTGGTCCTCGCGGACCGCTTTGAGATGACCTCGCCCACCGCCTGGACCGTGCGGCTCCGCGAGGGCGTCCGCTACTCGGACGGCACCCCGGTGGCCATCGAGGACATCGCCACTGCACTGAAGATGTACCAGCAGGTGCAGGGATCCTTCGTCGCCGGGTTCTTCCCCGAGTTCCCCACGGTGGTTCCGGTGGATGACCGGACGTTCCGGATGGAGTCCAAGAACCCCATCCCCATCCTCGATTCCCTCATGAGCATGATCCTGATCAGCCCGGCAGCCAAGAACAAGCCGGAGGAGCTGCAGGAAGGCGTGGGCACCGGCCCTTATGTGGTTACCAAGTTCAACCGGGGCGCCGGCACCTACAGCCTCAAGCGAAACGAGAACTACTGGGGCCCCGCCCCCAAGGTGGACAACGTCGAGGTCCGCTTCCTGCCCGAGGAATCCAGCCGCGTCATTGCGCTGCGGAGCGGCGAGGTGGACGTTATTGACTCCATCACGCCCGACTCGCGCGAGCA
Protein-coding regions in this window:
- the pdxA gene encoding 4-hydroxythreonine-4-phosphate dehydrogenase PdxA, which gives rise to MAAVLIQADDFSGAAEVGQCFAAQGLDTRLLLSPADGGTEYAPDVLVVDTHSRAVAPDVAAAASAAVFSSAAADGAAILFKKIDSLWRGNVGPELTALSALGHHAVVAGALPQLNRTVVGGRPFADGVRLDGTDLWRAESAAPPAEIAQLLGPGPAVQLAGLSTVRSGGLPGFLSDVLSRGAPATVIVDGETPADLEAVADALLDLDFRAGGRRIVLAGTGGMALLLAEKLDSSSARNAQKRGSRGITAADGPRTVLAAVGSASAKAAAQLRNLEAGGFTALRIAPDELQHPQDFHSRLREAQQLLAAGGPAALTVGAAVVNPDESGTIVRNLARLAAGAATGPQAAGPASASDLILTGGETAREVLDALGIRSLTPLASVQHGAVVSLSDDGRLVGTKPGSFGDSDALVQLYSAIKDLRSSNSISHPFHTPGAPMTSAVNATDQDARPFIAVTMGDGSGVGPEVTVGALLDQNAYRDCRPVVIGDVHRLQLGAKALGVEANIVEVETVGDAVFDAGRINVIDPKLLSADLPWGQVSAEAGNAAYHYIRIACELGMGGQVQGICTAPLNKAALHKAGHIYPGHTELLAHFMGVEEVSMMLSTPKVKVIHVTTHIGLIDAINKIEPGLVERTVRRGHGAMQRAGIATPKIGVCAINPHAGENGLFGYGEEAEKITPAIEKLQADGIDARGPLPADTAFFLAGRGDYDLIVAMYHDQGHGPIKVLGIEAGVNITVGLPVIRTSVDHGTAFDIAGKGIVDVRSMIEALRQAAEMSPSPAAA